A region of Homo sapiens chromosome X, GRCh38.p14 Primary Assembly DNA encodes the following proteins:
- the FAM236C gene encoding protein FAM236C isoform 1 (isoform 1 is encoded by transcript variant 1) has product MIFTPFLPPADLSVFQNVKGPQKDPEELVAVSDTAEDPSSGTGLPREPALLRGSWRSRFQRALACFIKCFRGGYRALGI; this is encoded by the exons ATGATCTTCACTCCCTTCCTTCCACCTGCTGACCTG TCTGTCTTTCAGAATGTGAAAGGGCCGCAAAAAGACCCTGAGGAATTGGTTGCTGTATCTGACACCGCGGAGGACCCATCCAGTGGCACAGGCTTGCCCAGGGAACCTGCTCTTCTGCGAGGGTCTTGGAGGAGCCGGTTCCAGAGGGCCCTGGCATGTTTCATCAAGTGCTTCAG GGGAGGATACCGGGCACTCGGAATCTGA
- the FAM236C gene encoding protein FAM236C isoform 2 (isoform 2 is encoded by transcript variant 2), whose product MIFTPFLPPADLNVKGPQKDPEELVAVSDTAEDPSSGTGLPREPALLRGSWRSRFQRALACFIKCFRGGYRALGI is encoded by the exons ATGATCTTCACTCCCTTCCTTCCACCTGCTGACCTG AATGTGAAAGGGCCGCAAAAAGACCCTGAGGAATTGGTTGCTGTATCTGACACCGCGGAGGACCCATCCAGTGGCACAGGCTTGCCCAGGGAACCTGCTCTTCTGCGAGGGTCTTGGAGGAGCCGGTTCCAGAGGGCCCTGGCATGTTTCATCAAGTGCTTCAG GGGAGGATACCGGGCACTCGGAATCTGA